The proteins below come from a single Vidua chalybeata isolate OUT-0048 chromosome 1, bVidCha1 merged haplotype, whole genome shotgun sequence genomic window:
- the ACKR4 gene encoding LOW QUALITY PROTEIN: atypical chemokine receptor 4 (The sequence of the model RefSeq protein was modified relative to this genomic sequence to represent the inferred CDS: substituted 1 base at 1 genomic stop codon): MCQSNSDYFTEAHLNCSTCYSSADKSFATVXDMNNSTDYWIEDEEDDLNPLIDYNTYELLCEKSDVRNFRKLFLPVFYALAFTVGVAGNSLVVAIYAYCKKPKTKTDVYIMHLAIADLLLLFTLPFWAANAVQGWELGNPMCKLTSSLYTMNFSSSMLFLACISVDRYRATSDSQGHRRVGKHCSVTCICVWLAATFLSIPDLIFNQVKKHNERNECLPIFPMNMETLLKSTIQILEIILEFLLPFLVMLICYSATARAIFRSANVKKSRPFKVLLAVVATFIVTQLPYNIVKLWRAIDLIYMLVTDCHTSKTMDVALQVTKSIALSHACLNPLLYAFLGASFKMHVMKIAKNYGYWRRQQQNGRPEEISMNYEDPTEETISFTI; encoded by the coding sequence CTTTGCCACAGTCTGAGATATGAATAACTCAACAGATTACTGGAttgaggatgaggaggatgatcTCAACCCTCTTATAGATTACAATACCTATGAGCTTCTCTGTGAAAAAAGTGATGTgagaaatttcaggaaattattCCTCCCAGTGTTCTATGCACTGGCTTTCACAGTTGGAGTGGCTGGAAACTCATTAGTGGTTGCAATTTACGCCTACTGCAAGAAACCCAAGACCAAGACTGATGTGTACATCATGCACCTTGCCATCGCTGATCTACTCCTGCTCTTCACCCTCCCTTTTTGGGCTGCAAATGCAGTGCAGGGATGGGAACTTGGAAACCCGATGTGCAAGCTCACTTCTTCTCTGTACACCATGAATTTCAGCTCCAGCATGCTGttcctggcctgtatcagcgTGGATAGGTACAGGGCCACTTCTGACTCCCAGGGCCACAGAAGAGTTGGCAAACACTGCAGTGTTACCTGCATCTGCGTCTGGCTGGCTGCCACTTTCCTCAGTATCCCAGATCTGATATTTAATCAAGTCAAGAAACACAATGAGAGGAACGAATGCCTTCCCATATTTCCGATGAACATGGAAACACTCTTAAAATCAACCATTCAAATCCTGGAAATTATCCTAGaatttctgcttcctttcctaGTAATGCTGATCTGCTATTCTGCTACTGCTCGGGCAATCTTTAGGTCTGCAAATGTTAAGAAGTCCAGGCCTTTCAAGGTTCTGCTGGCAGTAGTGGCTACTTTCATTGTCACCCAGCTACCCTACAACATCGTGAAGCTGTGGCGAGCCATAGACCTCATCTACATGTTGGTCACAGACTGCCACACCAGTAAAACCATGGATGTGGCTCTCCAAGTCACCAAGAGCATCGCTTTGTCCCACGCCTGCCTCAACCCTCTCCTCTACGCCTTCCTGGGAGCCTCTTTCAAAATGCACGTCATGAAAATCGCAAAAAATTATGGGTACTGGAGAAGACAACAGCAGAATGGAAGACCTGAAGAAATTTCTATGAATTATGAAGACCCTACTGAAGAAACAATCAGTTTCACTATATAG